DNA sequence from the Cohnella herbarum genome:
GATGTAGCGTCTACCAGGCCGATCGTGATACAGCTTATCGCAGATAGTCGTATATTGGCCGAAACGGTAGCTGGCCCACTCGCTGCATTGACGCGCAGCGCGGAGAGGGGATTGGGAATGACATGAGCATAACGCTAGATGGTATACGCGACGTGGATTTGGGATTCCGTGTGCTGGAGGGGTCGGATGATGCGATCCTTCCGGAAACGATCAATCGTACGATGGCCATATCCGGTAGACAAGGCGCTTGGTATTTTGGTGCAGATCTAGGGTCGAGATATTTTGGATTAAAATGTGCGTTTGTAACTGACGGGACGGATTATGCCATCCCTAGTGCGATAGAGTTGCAGAAATGCGTGAGACGGCTCGCCACTCACCTGACCGATGGATATGGTAAACCGAAAGCGATTGAATTGGTACTTGAGCGAGATCCGGAGAAATATTACACCGTGCGCTATGCGGGGGTATCTCCTATCGAGCGGATCATGTATTCAGCATTTGGCATGTTTACATTACCGCTAGTCGCCTATGATCCAAACGCTTACCTCATTGAACCGATTCTCGACAGCGACATTATTCTTGATAGCGACATCCGTCTGAATGGCGAAGAATATTCATTTGATGTTTCCGGACCATCCATTAATCTGAACGTCCCTAACGTCGGGTCCCTTATTTCACGGCCGACGATCATCGTAAACGGGAATTATACGAATCTATCGATTTCAGCTAACGGGAAGACGTTCAATTTTAATCAGGCGGCCAGCAATAAAACGCTAACGATAAACGGTGCGGCATTAACTGTCAAATACGATGGAGTGAACGCACTATCTAAAATGAATGGCGATTTCATAGAGATTGTGCCAGGGGATAATCAGGTATCTGTCTCCGGTACTGGCCTTAATTGCAGTATCACATTTATAGTTGATCCCCAATTTCTATAACAAGGAGGCGAGAAGCGTGCAATATCCAAACGGAAATACGAAGCTCCGGTCCGCATGGCCGATGTGGGAAGCGAACGACAAAGAGCTAAAGCAACAAATCACTGATCACGAAGCGAAGAAGAATAACCCCCATGCCGTCACAGCCGCCCAAGTAGGTGCGGAGACGCCCGCAGGCGCGCAAGCGAAGGCAAGTGCGGTACAGACCAATTTGAACACACACACCGCAGATACGACCGTCCACACGAGCCCAGCAGAGAAATCGAAGCTTGCAGATATCCAACCGGGGGCTGAGGTAAACCAGAACGCTTATTCGTCTGTCGAAGTCGCTGGACAGCCGGTCTTATCTGCCGATGGTAAGACGGCTACGCTTAAGTTCAAGAACGGTACCGGCATCGTATTTACGACGAATCCGACAACTGGAGAGATCACCGCGACAGCGACCGGGGAAGCGACGCCTGGGCCGCATGGAAGCTCTCACGATCCGGACGGTTCTGATCCGATTCCCGCGCTCGAACAAGTCATTGACGACGTGGTCGATCTTGCCGGTGCAGGCCGGACGACGCAGACCGTTAAGGGTAATACGGACGCGATTTCGAATCTCGCCGGAGCGGGACGAACGACAGAGACAGTAAAAGGAAATGCCGACGCACTTGCTGCACATAAGGCGGATTCTGTGACGGATCCTGACGGTGCCCACGGATTTAAAGCGGGAGGTAATATGTGGACGCCCGTGTTAAAAGGGCTAACGACCGCGGGAACAAATTCGTACTCGGTGCAGCTTGGATGGTATTACAAATTAGGAAAGTTAGTATTTATGCAAGGTCAAATAGCGCTTACGGCGAAGGACCCCGCTATGGCTGGGGAGATCGTAATTGATGGTCTTCCGTTTTTTATTCCTGCCGTTGCCGGGAGATCGGTG
Encoded proteins:
- a CDS encoding phage tail domain-containing protein, whose protein sequence is MSITLDGIRDVDLGFRVLEGSDDAILPETINRTMAISGRQGAWYFGADLGSRYFGLKCAFVTDGTDYAIPSAIELQKCVRRLATHLTDGYGKPKAIELVLERDPEKYYTVRYAGVSPIERIMYSAFGMFTLPLVAYDPNAYLIEPILDSDIILDSDIRLNGEEYSFDVSGPSINLNVPNVGSLISRPTIIVNGNYTNLSISANGKTFNFNQAASNKTLTINGAALTVKYDGVNALSKMNGDFIEIVPGDNQVSVSGTGLNCSITFIVDPQFL